In Cicer arietinum cultivar CDC Frontier isolate Library 1 chromosome 1, Cicar.CDCFrontier_v2.0, whole genome shotgun sequence, one DNA window encodes the following:
- the LOC101503998 gene encoding uncharacterized protein isoform X3 produces MSYSFVATTNALPIRPSLSLSFPHYHSLSCSQSLKHSLPCSRLQEISVASDSQRSENDNNNIKWKENKDDEEEVGISKIQVPRQKHIPVSKSQLLDAILSLMLNQDTTAHHFRLLTSRGYATEKQNGLLIVEKLDYLQSKLLQTIFFVVSKPLANLGTWINELYETVSQKREVHNWTEKLKLWLKELSVFKKSLLYNDNALDEQTGVNQVQNAELPIWLAAQRAVARYEGILSPVGPRERLLRRLLSWIGLIPATPETPFQVENDGDSPEPYLRPTFLSRISLSDTWRPASRKYCGNDPWKMLKTSISILFSQSVLQEPAFEELILLYTEEVGETNGKDTAEVPSLQLKIYERIPFPDLPVVFPHKKLSFRIIDTVRLDAATILGLLAYFINYKFVNVLSSPSAVLLDVVAISALIIYGSRVALGYKQTWDRYQLLVNKTLYEKTLASGFGSVHFLLDASEQQQYKEAILAYAVLLKADKGQVTSRQSVGEKCERFMYEVFKVKVEMPVDKALNTLLRLNLATETCIDGRHGLLAIPCPQAYEALKERWNSLLC; encoded by the exons ATGTCATATTCATTCGTCGCCACCACCAACGCTCTCCCAATACGGCcctcactctctctctctttccCACACTACCATTCACTCTCTTGTTCACAATCACTCAAACACAGTCTTCCTTGTTCAAGGCTTCAGGAAATATCTGTTGCTTCAGACTCACAACGCAGTGAAAACGACAACAACAATATAAAGTGGAAGGAAAATAAGGATGACGAAGAAGAAGTTGGAATTTCTAAAATACAAGTGCCCAGACAGAAACACATCCCCGTTTCCAAGTCCCAACTTCTAGATGCTATCCTCTCTCTCATGCTCAACCAAGACACTACTGCTCATCACTTTCGCCTTCTCACCTC GAGGGGTTATGCAACTGAGAAGCAGAATGGCCTATTAATTGTTGAAAAACTGGATTACTTACAGTCTAAGCTTCTACAAACAATCTTCTTTGTTGTATCAAAACCACTAGCAAACCTTGGCACCTGGATAAACGAG CTTTATGAAACTGTCAGTCAGAAACGTGAAGTGCACAATTGGACAGAAAAATTAAAGCTTTGGCTAAAGGAACTGTCagtatttaaaaaatcactACTCTATAATGACAATGCTTTGGATGAGCAAACAGGTGTAAACCAAGTACAAAATGCAGAACTCCCTATCTGGCTGGCAGCTCAGAGGGCAGTAGCTCGATATGAAGGGATTTTGTCACCTGTTGGTCCTCGTGAAAGGCTCCTGAGGAGATTGCTTTCTTGGATTGGACTTATTCCCGCTACACCAGAAACACCTTTTCAGGTTGAAAATGACGGTGACTCACCAGAACCTTATTTAAG GCCTACTTTTTTATCAAGGATATCACTTAGTGATACATGGAGACCTGCATCAAGGAAGTACTGCGGAAATGATCCTTGGAAAATGTTAAAAACTTCTATATCCATACTTTTCTCACAATCAGTCTTGCAG GAACCAGCCTTTGAAGAATTAATTCTACTATATACAGAGGAAGTTGGTGAAACAAATGGTAAAGATACAGCTGAAGTTCCGTCATTGCAATTAAAGATCTACGAGAGAATTCCTTTTCCAGATTTACCG GTAGTTTTTCCTCACAAAAAGCTATCATTTCGCATCATAGACACT GTGCGCTTGGATGCTGCCACAATTTTGGGACTCCTGGCATATTTCATAAACTACAAATTTGTGAATGTCTTATCTTCCCC ATCAGCTGTATTACTTGATGTCGTTGCCATAAGTGCTCTGATAATATATGGGAGTCGTGTGGCTCTAGGTTACAAACAGACATGGGATCGGTATCAG CTATTAGTGAACAAGACACTTTATGAAAAGACCTTAGCAAGTGGCTTCGGCTCAGTGCATTTTCTTTTAGATGCTTCTGAACAGCAGCAA TACAAGGAAGCTATTTTGGCTTATGCTGTCCTGCTCAAAGCAGATAAGGGTCAG GTCACTTCTCGACAAAGCGTAGGAGAGAAATGTGAGAGATTCATGTATGAAGTGTTTAAAGTGAAG GTTGAAATGCCAGTTGACAAGGCGCTCAATACATTATTAAGGCTGAACCTAGCAACTGAAACTTGTATTGATGGAAGGCATGGATTGCTGGCTATACCTTGTCCTCAGGCCTATGAGGCCCTTAAAGAACGATGGAATAGTTTGCTTTGTTAA
- the LOC101503998 gene encoding uncharacterized protein isoform X1, with translation MSYSFVATTNALPIRPSLSLSFPHYHSLSCSQSLKHSLPCSRLQEISVASDSQRSENDNNNIKWKENKDDEEEVGISKIQVPRQKHIPVSKSQLLDAILSLMLNQDTTAHHFRLLTSCLDSILHAEHKSILEEMRSDYHLINALQTQDQEDDDTQLAADGTNSNLVTNANDIFQYGNGKVYQDMLSNYALNLGTLFRSLDNITANNNYDRGSRVTIATRFQRAFMQLLSDAQFEELSAWDLMLTSALNTDYLLTLPIYVDWKRAYESNAIIFRRGYATEKQNGLLIVEKLDYLQSKLLQTIFFVVSKPLANLGTWINELYETVSQKREVHNWTEKLKLWLKELSVFKKSLLYNDNALDEQTGVNQVQNAELPIWLAAQRAVARYEGILSPVGPRERLLRRLLSWIGLIPATPETPFQVENDGDSPEPYLRPTFLSRISLSDTWRPASRKYCGNDPWKMLKTSISILFSQSVLQEPAFEELILLYTEEVGETNGKDTAEVPSLQLKIYERIPFPDLPVVFPHKKLSFRIIDTVRLDAATILGLLAYFINYKFVNVLSSPSAVLLDVVAISALIIYGSRVALGYKQTWDRYQLLVNKTLYEKTLASGFGSVHFLLDASEQQQYKEAILAYAVLLKADKGQVTSRQSVGEKCERFMYEVFKVKVEMPVDKALNTLLRLNLATETCIDGRHGLLAIPCPQAYEALKERWNSLLC, from the exons ATGTCATATTCATTCGTCGCCACCACCAACGCTCTCCCAATACGGCcctcactctctctctctttccCACACTACCATTCACTCTCTTGTTCACAATCACTCAAACACAGTCTTCCTTGTTCAAGGCTTCAGGAAATATCTGTTGCTTCAGACTCACAACGCAGTGAAAACGACAACAACAATATAAAGTGGAAGGAAAATAAGGATGACGAAGAAGAAGTTGGAATTTCTAAAATACAAGTGCCCAGACAGAAACACATCCCCGTTTCCAAGTCCCAACTTCTAGATGCTATCCTCTCTCTCATGCTCAACCAAGACACTACTGCTCATCACTTTCGCCTTCTCACCTC CTGTTTGGACTCTATACTTCATGCCGAACACAAAAGCATCTTAGAGGAAATGCGTTCCGATTATCACCTCATCAATGCACTCCAAACTCAGGATCAGGAGGATGATGACACACAACTTGCGGCCGACGGAACCAATTCAAACTTGGTAACCAATGCCAATGACATCTTTCAATATGGGAATGGGAAGGTCTATCAGGATATGCTTTCTAACTATGCTCTTAACCTCGGGACTCTTTTTCGTTCTCTCGACAACATAACTGCAAACAACAATTATGATAGGGGGTCTAG AGTTACCATCGCTACTCGTTTCCAACGTGCCTTCATGCAACTTCTTTCTGATGCACAATTTGAAGAACTATCAGCTTGGGATCTAATGTTAACATCTGCACTGAATACAGACTATCTCCTTACCTTGCCAATATATGTTGATTGGAAGAGAGCATATGAGTCTAATGCCATAATCTTTAG GAGGGGTTATGCAACTGAGAAGCAGAATGGCCTATTAATTGTTGAAAAACTGGATTACTTACAGTCTAAGCTTCTACAAACAATCTTCTTTGTTGTATCAAAACCACTAGCAAACCTTGGCACCTGGATAAACGAG CTTTATGAAACTGTCAGTCAGAAACGTGAAGTGCACAATTGGACAGAAAAATTAAAGCTTTGGCTAAAGGAACTGTCagtatttaaaaaatcactACTCTATAATGACAATGCTTTGGATGAGCAAACAGGTGTAAACCAAGTACAAAATGCAGAACTCCCTATCTGGCTGGCAGCTCAGAGGGCAGTAGCTCGATATGAAGGGATTTTGTCACCTGTTGGTCCTCGTGAAAGGCTCCTGAGGAGATTGCTTTCTTGGATTGGACTTATTCCCGCTACACCAGAAACACCTTTTCAGGTTGAAAATGACGGTGACTCACCAGAACCTTATTTAAG GCCTACTTTTTTATCAAGGATATCACTTAGTGATACATGGAGACCTGCATCAAGGAAGTACTGCGGAAATGATCCTTGGAAAATGTTAAAAACTTCTATATCCATACTTTTCTCACAATCAGTCTTGCAG GAACCAGCCTTTGAAGAATTAATTCTACTATATACAGAGGAAGTTGGTGAAACAAATGGTAAAGATACAGCTGAAGTTCCGTCATTGCAATTAAAGATCTACGAGAGAATTCCTTTTCCAGATTTACCG GTAGTTTTTCCTCACAAAAAGCTATCATTTCGCATCATAGACACT GTGCGCTTGGATGCTGCCACAATTTTGGGACTCCTGGCATATTTCATAAACTACAAATTTGTGAATGTCTTATCTTCCCC ATCAGCTGTATTACTTGATGTCGTTGCCATAAGTGCTCTGATAATATATGGGAGTCGTGTGGCTCTAGGTTACAAACAGACATGGGATCGGTATCAG CTATTAGTGAACAAGACACTTTATGAAAAGACCTTAGCAAGTGGCTTCGGCTCAGTGCATTTTCTTTTAGATGCTTCTGAACAGCAGCAA TACAAGGAAGCTATTTTGGCTTATGCTGTCCTGCTCAAAGCAGATAAGGGTCAG GTCACTTCTCGACAAAGCGTAGGAGAGAAATGTGAGAGATTCATGTATGAAGTGTTTAAAGTGAAG GTTGAAATGCCAGTTGACAAGGCGCTCAATACATTATTAAGGCTGAACCTAGCAACTGAAACTTGTATTGATGGAAGGCATGGATTGCTGGCTATACCTTGTCCTCAGGCCTATGAGGCCCTTAAAGAACGATGGAATAGTTTGCTTTGTTAA
- the LOC101503998 gene encoding uncharacterized protein isoform X2 has translation MSYSFVATTNALPIRPSLSLSFPHYHSLSCSQSLKHSLPCSRLQEISVASDSQRSENDNNNIKWKENKDDEEEVGISKIQVPRQKHIPVSKSQLLDAILSLMLNQDTTAHHFRLLTSCLDSILHAEHKSILEEMRSDYHLINALQTQDQEDDDTQLAADGTNSNLVTNANDIFQYGNGKVYQDMLSNYALNLGTLFRSLDNITANNNYDRGSRVTIATRFQRAFMQLLSDAQFEELSAWDLMLTSALNTDYLLTLPIYVDWKRAYESNAIIFRRGYATEKQNGLLIVEKLDYLQSKLLQTIFFVVSKPLANLGTWINELYETVSQKREVHNWTEKLKLWLKELSVFKKSLLYNDNALDEQTGVNQVQNAELPIWLAAQRAVARYEGILSPVGPRERLLRRLLSWIGLIPATPETPFQVENDGDSPEPYLRPTFLSRISLSDTWRPASRKYCGNDPWKMLKTSISILFSQSVLQEPAFEELILLYTEEVGETNGKDTAEVPSLQLKIYERIPFPDLPVVFPHKKLSFRIIDTVRLDAATILGLLAYFINYKFVNVLSSPSAVLLDVVAISALIIYGSRVALGYKQTWDRYQLLVNKTLYEKTLASGFGSVHFLLDASEQQQYKEAILAYAVLLKADKGQVTSRQSVGEKCERFMYEVFKVKVMC, from the exons ATGTCATATTCATTCGTCGCCACCACCAACGCTCTCCCAATACGGCcctcactctctctctctttccCACACTACCATTCACTCTCTTGTTCACAATCACTCAAACACAGTCTTCCTTGTTCAAGGCTTCAGGAAATATCTGTTGCTTCAGACTCACAACGCAGTGAAAACGACAACAACAATATAAAGTGGAAGGAAAATAAGGATGACGAAGAAGAAGTTGGAATTTCTAAAATACAAGTGCCCAGACAGAAACACATCCCCGTTTCCAAGTCCCAACTTCTAGATGCTATCCTCTCTCTCATGCTCAACCAAGACACTACTGCTCATCACTTTCGCCTTCTCACCTC CTGTTTGGACTCTATACTTCATGCCGAACACAAAAGCATCTTAGAGGAAATGCGTTCCGATTATCACCTCATCAATGCACTCCAAACTCAGGATCAGGAGGATGATGACACACAACTTGCGGCCGACGGAACCAATTCAAACTTGGTAACCAATGCCAATGACATCTTTCAATATGGGAATGGGAAGGTCTATCAGGATATGCTTTCTAACTATGCTCTTAACCTCGGGACTCTTTTTCGTTCTCTCGACAACATAACTGCAAACAACAATTATGATAGGGGGTCTAG AGTTACCATCGCTACTCGTTTCCAACGTGCCTTCATGCAACTTCTTTCTGATGCACAATTTGAAGAACTATCAGCTTGGGATCTAATGTTAACATCTGCACTGAATACAGACTATCTCCTTACCTTGCCAATATATGTTGATTGGAAGAGAGCATATGAGTCTAATGCCATAATCTTTAG GAGGGGTTATGCAACTGAGAAGCAGAATGGCCTATTAATTGTTGAAAAACTGGATTACTTACAGTCTAAGCTTCTACAAACAATCTTCTTTGTTGTATCAAAACCACTAGCAAACCTTGGCACCTGGATAAACGAG CTTTATGAAACTGTCAGTCAGAAACGTGAAGTGCACAATTGGACAGAAAAATTAAAGCTTTGGCTAAAGGAACTGTCagtatttaaaaaatcactACTCTATAATGACAATGCTTTGGATGAGCAAACAGGTGTAAACCAAGTACAAAATGCAGAACTCCCTATCTGGCTGGCAGCTCAGAGGGCAGTAGCTCGATATGAAGGGATTTTGTCACCTGTTGGTCCTCGTGAAAGGCTCCTGAGGAGATTGCTTTCTTGGATTGGACTTATTCCCGCTACACCAGAAACACCTTTTCAGGTTGAAAATGACGGTGACTCACCAGAACCTTATTTAAG GCCTACTTTTTTATCAAGGATATCACTTAGTGATACATGGAGACCTGCATCAAGGAAGTACTGCGGAAATGATCCTTGGAAAATGTTAAAAACTTCTATATCCATACTTTTCTCACAATCAGTCTTGCAG GAACCAGCCTTTGAAGAATTAATTCTACTATATACAGAGGAAGTTGGTGAAACAAATGGTAAAGATACAGCTGAAGTTCCGTCATTGCAATTAAAGATCTACGAGAGAATTCCTTTTCCAGATTTACCG GTAGTTTTTCCTCACAAAAAGCTATCATTTCGCATCATAGACACT GTGCGCTTGGATGCTGCCACAATTTTGGGACTCCTGGCATATTTCATAAACTACAAATTTGTGAATGTCTTATCTTCCCC ATCAGCTGTATTACTTGATGTCGTTGCCATAAGTGCTCTGATAATATATGGGAGTCGTGTGGCTCTAGGTTACAAACAGACATGGGATCGGTATCAG CTATTAGTGAACAAGACACTTTATGAAAAGACCTTAGCAAGTGGCTTCGGCTCAGTGCATTTTCTTTTAGATGCTTCTGAACAGCAGCAA TACAAGGAAGCTATTTTGGCTTATGCTGTCCTGCTCAAAGCAGATAAGGGTCAG GTCACTTCTCGACAAAGCGTAGGAGAGAAATGTGAGAGATTCATGTATGAAGTGTTTAAAGTGAAGGTGATGTGTTGA
- the LOC113787095 gene encoding THO complex subunit 4C-like yields MASSLDMSLDDRIKNRSNRGRGRSGHGSGTLGGGRITAAVNGRRLTGPGNGGRTTGAVRRGPLMVNTRPSSFAIAKSIRRTKPFPMQNDLFGDSLRAAGIQ; encoded by the coding sequence ATGGCTTCTTCCTTGGATATGTCACTTGATGATAGAATTAAGAACAGGAGTAACAGAGGCAGAGGCCGTTCGGGTCATGGAAGTGGGACTCTTGGTGGTGGAAGAATAACTGCTGCTGTTAATGGTAGAAGACTGACTGGTCCTGGTAACGGTGGAAGAACAACTGGTGCTGTTCGCAGAGGTCCACTTATGGTCAACACTCGCCCATCATCTTTTGCTATTGCCAAGTCTATTCGCAGAACCAAGCCTTTCCCGATGCAGAATGATTTGTTTGGGGATAGCCTTAGAGCTGCAGGAATTCAATGA
- the LOC101503340 gene encoding uncharacterized protein, protein MLSIYDINQPPIHIPNIVFCLQLQMYPPPLLQQQQHVCFMFRGPCCRVKTDHHQKQKQQRYAVSMRGKSEMRLARDRVIDFGKYKGKMLGSLPSRYLRWISKNLRARDFEEWANLADQVLQDPIYGDRIEWEFAFNVLNGNNNTTARSSGADCELQEISERFGWDNNDKVGWSKVDFDLLGTSKGGRIPRLSHEATTDTQPNDPPPTSTSTANRTKRMERRERQKIRLRINNTHKNEAQRHFEEEEEEEENNFNYSNPFPGRQSLLRKAINHRTQLEY, encoded by the coding sequence atgctatcTATCTATGATATCAATCAGCCACCCATCCATATCCCTAATATTGTGTTTTGTTTGCAATTGCAAATGTATCCCCCTCCTCTATTGCAGCAGCAGCAGCATGTTTGTTTTATGTTTAGGGGTCCATGTTGTCGTGTAAAAACAGATCATCATCAGAAGCAAAAGCAGCAGCGGTATGCAGTATCGATGAGAGGCAAATCGGAAATGAGATTGGCCAGAGACAGAGTTATAGATTTCGGAAAATACAAGGGGAAGATGCTGGGAAGCCTTCCGTCAAGGTACCTGAGGTGGATATCAAAAAACTTACGAGCACGGGATTTTGAGGAGTGGGCAAATCTTGCAGACCAAGTCCTTCAAGACCCAATTTACGGAGACCGCATCGAGTGGGAGTTCGCTTTCAATGTATTGAATGGCAACAACAACACTACTGCTAGATCCAGTGGAGCAGATTGTGAACTCCAGGAGATAAGCGAGAGGTTTGGTTGGGATAACAATGACAAGGTTGGTTGGAGCAAAGTTGATTTCGACCTTCTCGGCACTTCTAAAGGAGGGAGAATTCCCAGACTCAGTCATGAAGCCACCACAGACACCCAACCTAACGACCCACCACCTACTTCTACTTCTACTGCTAATAGGACTAAGAGGATGGAGAGAAGAGAGAGACAGAAAATCAGATTGAGGATCAATAACACACATAAAAATGAAGCACAACGGCactttgaagaagaagaagaagaagaggaaaacAACTTCAATTACAGCAACCCATTCCCTGGACGTCAATCTCTTCTCCGTAAGGCCATCAACCACCGCACTCAACTCGAATACTAA